The Mycoplasmopsis caviae sequence TTTCGGCATTAAATTTCTTAATGTCATCTGGCTTAGTAATAGTAGCATTTGTTGAAATAATTCTAAGAATATTTAAGAGTTTTTTAATATCTGCTACCTTTTCAACATATTTATCAAACCATGTTATATTTGAAAAACTATTTATTGAAACGCTTGACTTAAGTGCTTGAACATCTTTTCTTAAATAGTTAAATAGTGTATCAACATCTTTAACTTTTGCTAATTTATCAACCTTTTCAAAATTCTTTTTGATGAATTTTTCATTGATTTCTAAAAGCTTTTCATATGTGTTAACAATTGATTCAAAAGCTTTTGGAATGTGCAATCAAAGAGGATTTAAATTAATTTTTGATTGTCTTAAACTTGAGATTGCATAGTTTAAGAATTCATAATTATTTTTGCTTAATATCTTTGTATTATTGCCTAAGTTAATTGTATCGATATATTGAGCATAGTGTTGGCTCATTTTAGTTTGCTCAGTCTTAAAACTGTCATCTAAATAGAGTTTTAATGAAGCATCAACTGTGTGGAATAGTGCATCGCTTAATGTATCATTTCCAATTTGTCGATAATCTATTTTTTCATCTAGATCAAGTGCTTTATAAAGCGAAACATATTTACTTTTTAATGATATTATTTGTTGTTCAAAGGCATTAAGTCATGCTTTTCTAAATGGATTATTAGTACTAATATTTAATTCTGACTCATATCTTCTCTTCTTAGACGTTTGAACTGAATCAGTTAGGCTTATATTAGCATAATATTTGCCATTTTTTTGACTTAAACTCTCAACTTTATAAACATATCTGGTGTTAATTGGGTTATCAAAGAAAAATAATCTTTTTTTGCCGTCCTCATCGCTTCCATCAAAAACTCGTTTTAGTTCATTGAAGTTTTTATCTGCATAAGCAAAATTTATATAAACTGGAAGTGATGGAATACTTTCGATATCAGTTGTGTTAAATTGATTTTTAGGTTTTTCACCTGGAACTATTGGTGGGGGTGTTGGGGCTGGTGAACTATTGCTATTTTGTTGCTCCGAGTCTTCTGTAGATTTTTGATTTTGTTCTAAATCAAAAGCAAGATATCTAGGTGTTATTACATCTTTGATGTAAGCATCATATGAAGAATAAGGATTTCCTTTTTTATCTTTTTTAATGAATTCAAAGTTAAGCACTTGGCTTTCTTTACCATTGATTGTAACCTTTTCTCATTTAGAAATTATGTCCTTGCCTAATTCAGGAATATCTTTTTGATCAAAGACAATTTTTGAGAACTCCTTAATTAGTTCTTTTTTGAAACCATCAATTAGATTCTCAAACTCAATATTTGACATAAAGTTGTCTTCTTCAACTTCTTTACCTGTTTTTTTGTCTTTTTCCTTCGTTACAACGCCACCATAAGGTTTAGTTGCATCAGTATAATCAGTTTTAGAGTCCTCTCCTAATTTAATGCCTTTATATTCTGTATTATTTAATTCAACTTTACCAATCTTGTATTTTTTAAGATTTGAAATAACTTTTGGAAAAATAACATTAAAGCCATAATCTTCTGGCTTAGCAATAATTTGACTCTTGTTTTTTTCAAGTCAAACAATTAATTGCTTCAAGTGATAGTTAGTTTCTTCTCACTTTTTATAATCTTTGTTTTTTTGCTCATCAGCATTTTTTAAGATGTCTTTTAATGACTTAATTGATGCTTCAATACCATCTGCAAAAGCCTTTTTAACTGCTTCCTCAGCTTTGTTCTTAAATGTTGTAAATTGAGGACTAATTGTTTTAGGTTTGGTTGTATTTTGACTCATTACAACCAAAGGTAGTGCGCTAGAAAGTACAAAAGAAGATCTTAATAAAAATTTATTCTTTTTCATTATTCGCTCTCCTTAAGTTTCAAAACCGAGATTAACTTTTCTTTATAAAAGTCATCTTTTGCTTTCTTATATTCTAAGAACTCATCAATATCTAGTCCAATTTTTTGTTTTGATTCATAATAATCAATAAGTTTTCTAAAATTATTCATATTAGTCTTATCAATTTTTTGTTTTTTTATCTTCTCATAAAAAATTGGCTCTGAAAAAGTTTCAATAATCATTGAGTCATTAATTAGAGACAAGTTAGCATTTTTTAAAAATAAATATTTTTCTTCGCCTTTTATATAATCATAAATTTTTACTAGTATATTTTCGTAACTTGCTATTGAATTGTCAACTAATTCATATCAGCCATCTTCATCATTTAAATTAATTGAAAGCAGTGATTTAGGAAAATTCAAAGTTTTGTTTGATAAAAAATTAATTTCTGTTGAGTAACTTTTTTTCATCATTCTCCTTTGTATCTAAATCTAGGACTGCTTTGCCCCTTGTGAGTAAGACAATTTCTTCGATTTCTTTTTCTCGCTTAACTTGAATTACTTTTTTAGATAATTTTAGAATTTGCTCATCTAAATCCTTAATTATTTTGTTAGTTGTAACCAAGGCGTTCTTGGTTGTATAGAATGAAGATTCGATAATTAGTGAATTAATAGCATTTTCAATAAATATATTAGCTTCATTATCAATAAAAGCTTCAGCACTAGGCAGTATCTTAAACTTTGAGAGATCAATTAATTCAGGTTCATAACTAGGAGCAAGTTTATTAACATCAAAGTCTTGTGTTGGTAGTAATATAAATGAACTCTTGAAATTTTTATTTGAGTTAATAACAAATCTGACTTTTTCATAGGCGCCTTCAACATAAAGAACCTTGATAATTTGACATAGTTCAATTGATAAATCTTTGTTGCTGATCTTGTTTTTATCAAAGTGCTTAATGACATTTAACTTGTTATCTGTGCAAAATTTTAAGGCTCTCTCACCTATGCTAATTAAGTCCATCTTGACATTTTTATGATTGCTTAATATATATTTTTCATAACGCGAATATGAATCAGTAGCATATTTTTGCTCTTCAGTAAGATAGATTCATAACTCTTTTGGTTTGAAAAACTTTTTAATTTTAAGTTTTTCAATAATTTTATTTTTATTTTTTTTAACAAATGCATTTTTAATATTGAATTGAGTCGAAACCTCATCAATTAAGTGTTTTGAAGCCACAGCATTATTAATATAAAAACTTAAATGCTTATTTAACTTCATCATACTAATAAGCAGAATGTTTTTATCATTATTAACTTTTACATCAATGTTTTTTAAATTTTCTATTTTTTTAACTAGTTTATCTAAGTGCATTATTCACCTATTTCTGCAACAAGATCCTTGCTAAACAACAATTTAATAGTTTTTGTTTCATGTGATATGTAAAATACTGTGTTAGGTAATAGTTCAATATAAAAGCCGCTATTTAATAATTGTGAAAACTTTCTGGCTATACCTATTAGAAAGTCACTATATTTAGCATCTTGCGAGTCTTTAAAGTTAACACTTTCAGTATTTGGATCTTCCTTGAATGAAACAGTAGGCACTAGTGTTGTTTTACTATATTTAAGATTCAAGTTAAAACTAACAACAAAACCATTGAAAACTAAATTAAATTTCTTAGTCACAGCTTCATCAATTTTGCTCATGTAAGTCTTAAATAAATCGTGGTTGAAACCTAAATTATTTTCTAAAAGCAAGGTTGCATAAAATTTCTCAAAGTTAATGAATTTTTCATTCTGAACAATTTGTTCATATTGTTCATAAACATTGAATAATTGAGTCTTTTCTACTTGACTAGTTTCTTTTTTATTTGATTTGAACATTTTGTTCCTTTCTTAAATTAATTCTAAGTGAATTAATTTTATGAAGAGAAATATATAAATCACAGAAGTTAACTAACATTAATGTAAAAATTATTGATAACTGAATAATAATTAAAATTTGTGTTATATATAATTTTGAATCAACAACATTGAATGCATAATTCGAATAACCTAATAAAATTTGGTTAATTCCAAAAATTACAAGTGTTGTAATATTTGCCATAATAAATGTAGCTATAAACATTGAAGTTCATATATTGTTTTCGCTTTTTCTTAGATAGTAAATTGATATCATAATTATTGAACAAAGCGAAACTACAAAAACGTTAACTAAATTAACTATTGAATTATTTGTATAAAAATTAATAATTGCAAGTGATAATCAAAGTACAAAGAGAAGCGAACTTAAATAAATTGTATTAAGCAATGTTCCTTTGGTTTTAAATTGTCTTCTAAATGTTATTGCACAATAAATACTTAATATTAAAATTGCAAATAATATTTCAAATAAGAATCAATAATTATTTTTGTTTTCACCTTTAACTAATATATTAGCATCTTTTGGCTTAATTGCAAATGTCGAAATAAATCAAAATACTAATGAAAGCAAAATTGCTAATAAAAACTGAATTTGATATCTAAAATATTCTTTTGTATATTGTTTGTTAATTAGAAACAATATTTTTTGAACAAAACAACCGAAAAGAAGCAGTGATATACCTAAAAACAAGAAAATTATAATAGTTAGATTTGTTGCACTTTTAAGTGAAAATAAGTGTTTAAAGAATGAATTAAATGAATTGTTGTGAAATAGAAAATTTTGAACTTTGCTTGATGAATTTCATAAATTTAAGGTAAGTAATATAAAGAAAACAATTAAACCTTGGCTTACTAGTGAAATGATCATTGGTGTTTTCTTAGAAAAGTTAATAGGGTCACTTTTTGATTTATAAATAAATAAGTTTACTTCATAGGCTATATTAATTAAAAATAGTGGAATAAATATGTAAGCAAGACTAAATATCACAGTTGGTTTTTGACTATTTATTGCAAACATACAAATAAATGCCGATATAGAAATTGATGAATATAATGCAAATCAAATTCAGTATTTTTTAACAAGTTCTTTTTGGAAATATAAATTCATAAAATTCTTTAAAAGGCTATAAAACAGGGCTGAAAGTAAAATAGCGTTCTTAAATAATATCAAGGCATTAGCACCCTCAACAATGGAGTCTTCAAAATTCAAAAAGTAATAAAATGTTCTTCCTAAACTTTTAAAAAGGCTTTTTCCCATTATTGAATGTTCAACAAATATTCAGATGAAAAATGAGAATAATGCTGTTAAAGTTAATATTATTATCTTATAAATTCTTATCAAATTACTTTTCTTTTGGTTATCCATTAAGATCTCATAATTATCGAAGATTTTATTTTTCATATTTGACTTATTGTTCATTAAATCTCCTCCTTAATTGCTTTATAAAAAGTACAAGAGCATGTCTTGTGCTTTTATTCTATTGTTGGAATTTAAATTCACTTGGTACATGTTCATCGCTTAGACCATTTGCAAACAGTGCAGTTGTAATACCTTGGTTTTTATATAATTTTTCTAATGCTTGCCGATATGAATTCTTTTGATCTTTACCTAGGCCATAAATTAAATCATATTGAGGTAGTGAATACTTCTTATCTCCTGTACCAAACATATCGCCATAGTCATAACCTTCACATCTAAATGCATCTGCTAAACCGGTATTGGCAAATGTATTTGAAGCATAAAATACTCCAACCATTTCATTTCTTTGGTTTCTAATACTTGAACCAGATGAACCGCCGTAAGGAGCAAAACGTTTAGGAAGGTATGCTAAGCCAAATTTAATATATTGCTTGCCATCTGATGATTTATGAAATTCTTTACCTACTTTTGGCACACTTAAAAATGTGTCAACTAAACCTGGTTTATCATTAAATGTACGGTAACCTATTTGATATGAAAGGAAGTTACCTAATTTAAGTTGATCTTCGCTAAATGTTGGTTGTGCACCTTCTTTAACTGCTAAGTTCTCATAATATCTATAGTCACTGTTAATTCATAAACTATAGTTTCATTTCATTTCTTTTATTTGAGCTTCATTTGCATATTGATCTTTTAACAAGAAGAAATCCTCGACTGAAAGTGGATAACCAACAGCAAATAATTGATCATAGGTTTCAAACTTTTTGTATGTTTCGTTTTTACTTGTATCTACAAATAAAGGAACATTAATTTTAGAATAATCACTTAGATATGATTTTTGCAAGAATTTAATATGGTTCGCTGTGTCGCTGTGATAATCATTTGTAACAGTTTTAGCTAATTCTTCTGCATTTGAAAAACCATTAATAAACTTGTTATCTAGGAGTTCTTTAAAATCCATTTCAAAAACCGCAAAATCTACATATTCCTCAAAATTAGCATATTTTGCTTTTTGTGTTTCATTAAGATAATCGGCTGGTTTTTTAGTTAAGAAATCTCTACCATCAAAGACTTTTTTGAAACCTTTAACTGGTTGTGGTGTTTCGTTGTTATTCTTTAAAGTTGAAGCAAAAGTGAATCTCTTAAATACACTGGTATCAAATTCAGAAAGTTTATATGTTGTTTTAATGCCTGCTGATTTTTCTAATCTGAGCATTGAAACACCAATTGTTTTATCAGTTAAGTGATCTGCAACGTGTAAGTTTGTACCAAAATAGAATTTTGTAGGATATTCACCATTTTTTGGTTTTTGGTAATCTAAAATTCACATTGTACCTGATTCACTTATTGAATCTTTACCTTGCAACAAGTTGGTAAGTTTTACTTGGAATGTTTGAAGTGCTGCTTTTTTGTACATCTCATTAGGCAATGTACGAGCTAGACCTTTAACTTGTCATCTGTTACCATTACCAGTATCAACTCATGATGGTTGCTTGCCTATTTCATTTCCTTCAAACATTGATAAGCCATCATAATCGTTACCTTTGTATGTAGGTAATGTAAAACCTTTTGCTGATGCGTTTTCATATGTGTCAAATTTCTTAGTTTTTGCTATTTCATCAAACTTCTTAATTTGTTCATCACTTGTAGAACTCAATTCATTTCTAACTTTACCAGTTTGACCATTCAGTTTTAAATTTTCCTTTAGTGCATTAACATAAGATTCATTATCTGTTTCAAATCTTTGGTCTTGTGTATATGATTTTAAGTATTCTTCTGTTTTTGACTCATCTGGTTTAAGTTTATTTTTGATTTCAAAGCGTCCTTGTCTATCCGCACCAAAATTACTCTTTTTAAGACCGGTTAGTTTAATTCTGTGAGTTGCTTCTAATTTGCCATCTTTGCTAGTTACTTTAAGAACTATTTCAACTTCGCCCTTACTATTAGCATCTTCTCTACTGCTTAAAATTGCATTAATATAGCTAAGGTTAACTTTATCCTTAATCTTGTCGCTTATTGCATTAACACTAATTTCACTTGATAAGTCTTGGAAGTCAGTTGCATATAATTCGCTTTTGTCATGGTATCTAATTGTCTGAAACTTAAATTCAACATCATCTTGATTAATTGATTTGACTAAATTATCAAAATCGCTTTTATTTATTGGGTTATTATTTTTAGGATCATCTTTTGGGTCCATTTTAGGTTTTACACCTGATCCACAACTTGAAGATAGTAACACAAAAGGCGTCATCAATGAAATTGATGATAAACCTAATATTAATTTCTTTTTCATTTTATTGTATTTCCTTAAATTATATTTAATCCGCCACCAGAAGATGCTTTTTTACTTGTGTATCCACTGCTACTTAATGTACTTACATTATCATCACTTTCAGCCAAAATTTCGGTTTGCTTGCTAATTGACTCAGCAATATCTAGCATAAAGGCTAAGTTTGAAAGACCTGTTCCATTAAGTTTTTCTGTACCAGTAATTTTAATTTGTCTTGTAGCACTACCATTACTAAAGAATAATTTAGCTTTTGACATTGGATGGTTGTCAATATGTTCTGTAAATGCTGCTTTGTTTAGTTCATCTGCTGAAATTTCAAACAAATCTGAATTATTAAACAATGTTAAACGTTTAATTTTTCTTGCACCATTATCAGGTTTTTGAGTATCTCTAAATACTAAACCTTTAAGTGATTTAATTTGTGGAATTCTTGAAAAATCAAGTCCAACTGGATAACTGTTTCCTTTTTCACTGTGATCGGGATTTAGACCAGGTCCAAAACCGCCTTGGAAAATAGGTTCATTATTTCTAGCATAATAAACCATACGTAATCCTAAATTAATTCTTTCATAAGGGTCGCTTGATCCTGCATTATAGTCAATTGAATCAAATGCAAGTGTGTCGAATGTAATTCTTGAAGCTCTTTCTTCTCTAAGGTTTCAGTTTACATTGTGATCAACTGTGTTAATAAACTTGGTTTTTCTAAATGAAAGTGGGTTAAATGATCAATTATCTGAATATGCATTTCCAAGAGTATACATTGCAAGTTCTTTTATTGTTTTATTTTCAAGCGCAATTAGTGAACTCGTGTTTGTAGCACGTGCTGAGAATCATAATTCAAGTTGTCTAATTTCATCAGGTAATGCACTTAGAATATCCTTGAATTTTTGTGATGCATCATTTGCACCCATATTCTTTATTCTATAGCCAACGATACCTTTTGGATCGCTCTTTATTTTATTGATAATATTAATAGCTTTTTGATAACCTTTATCGTTCGATGCATCTAACTCAAGAATGCTTCCTTCTGTAAATTCATCCTTGCTGCCATCAGCCTTATCTTTTTTGTATTTGTAAATCTTTACACCATCATCATCGCTTAAACCTAAACTACTTTTGTGTTCAGATGTAGCATCAGTTTTAGTTCAACCAGGGAAGTTTCCCTCTGCAATATCACCAGGTGCTCTTCAGTATTCACTATCTCAACCAAAAGCACGTTTTTCCATATTGTCTCTTCTAATTCTAGAAGTTACAGAGTTAAATTCTTTTGGTGGACTTGCTGAGAAACTGTTCAAGTTACCATTTTCATCAATATAAATGTTGTCCGGACTAAGTGTTAGACCTTTTTTAAGTCATTCTTCAACACCTTTTCCAAGTTCTGTAAATTTATCATGATTAAGATGGTTAACTCATCATAAGAATTTTCTTTTTTCTCCTCATTTATGGATTTCATCAGTTGAATTTTCTCATCTTAATTTTGCATCATCATTTAAGAAATTTGCAGCTTTTGGTGACTTGTACAATCTCATATATCTGTGTCACAACTTATCTCAGTTTCATTGGTCAGCATCTCTAATGTATTTTTCCATTTGTTCATCAGTCATCTTTTTAAGATGTTCTTCAGTAAATGTACTTGTGAATGCTTTAAGAACTCTACCTTCTGGTCTATTACCTTTTAATGTATCAACAACATTTTTAACATTTGCTTTTCTTAATTCTTCTGTTACTTCAACATTAATAATTTCACTAACAATTACATTTTGATATGGTTCAAGATTCGCGATTCCTTTTTCAACATCATATTGATTAACAACTCTGTCTACTTGTTTTTTAATAGTAACCATAACCTTAACACCATTGATTATCTTTTCTTCTCTTACAATCATAGTTTGAGATTTTTGTGGTGTTACAGGTTTTGGTTTAGGTTGTTCTCTTGGTTTTTCTGGTTCAATAGGCTTAACTGGTTTAACTGGCGTAACAGGTTGCACTATTGGAGCATTAGGTGTTGCCTTTGGCATTTCCTTTAAATTTGAATCTGCAATAGAATTGCTTGAATTTCTTCTATCAACAGTGTTGCTTGTTATAAAGTTAGGATTTGCTGAAGAAGAACTTAGATATGAGAAAGAATAATCACTCTTAGGGAATGACTGGTATAGAACCACACTTGATGTTACAGAAACAGCCACAGTTGAGCCTAATCCCATCAAGAGTATTTTTCCTTTTTTTGTTTTAAATAATTTCATTATCTCCTCCTTACATAAAGTAAGTTTTCTTGTGTTTATTTTGACTAATTTGTAAATTTATATTCGCTTGGAATTTTGTCATCACTATCAACACCATTTTGGAATAAATTAGTCTTAAAGTTTGAATTGTTTTTGTAAAGTTCTTTCAATGCTGAGAAATATGATTTCTTTTGGTCTTTACCTGTTCCATAAATTAAATCATATTGTGGTAAGTAATATTTATTGTTGCCAGTTCCAAATAAGCCTTTGTAATCATAACCTTCTGATCTAAATGCAGCTGCTAAACCTGTATTAGCACTATCATTTGAAACATAATAAACTGCAATAAGTTCATTTCTTTGATTTCTAACACTAGAACCCGATGCTCCGCCTGCTGGTGCGTAATATTTAGGTAAGTAACTTAAGCCTGCATTAATATATGTTTTATTATCAGCTGATTTATAGAATGAATTGCCACTTTTAGGTGCTGATATAAATGAATCTACCAATCCTGGTTTATCAGTGAAGGTTCTATATCCAATTTGATATGACAAGAACTCACCTAGTTTTAATCTCTCTTCTGAAAATTGAGGTTGAGCACCTTCTTGGCTTATCAAACTATCATAGTATTCACTTCTACTATTAATTCATAGACTATAGTTATAAAGTGAAACATCTCTTTGGTGATCATCAACATATTTCTTTAAATATGCTTCATTGAATGAGGTTGGATATCCAACTATAAATAATTGATCATAAGGATCAAGTATTGATAGCGTTTCTCCATTCTTTAATCCAAGTGGTACATTAATTTTTGAATAATCACTTAAATATGATTTCTTTAAGAATGAAATGTGATCATTTTTATTATCTGCGTATCCATTTGTAACTAGTTTTGCCAATTCTTCGGCAATAGATGCGTCTTTATTAAATCCTTTGTCATATAGTTCTTTAAAATCAATTTCAAAGACTGCAAAGTCAATAAATTCTTCATGATTACTAAATTGAGATTTCTGACTATCCTTTAAGAAATCAGAAGGTTTTGAATTCAAAAAGTCTCTACCGTTAAATACTGTTTTAATACCAGTAATTGGTTCTGATTCTTTTTTATTTGTTGTCTTAATTTCTGAAAAGGTAAATCTTGTAAACACTTTTTCATCTAATTCTGAAAGTTTAAATGTTGTTTTAATACCTGCACTTGGATTAAGTCTAAGCATTGAAACACCAGTCGTGTTGCTTTTAAGTGCATCAGCAACATGAAGATTTGTACCGAAATAAAATTTTGTTGGATATTTACCATCATTTCTTTTTTCAAAGTCCATTATTCATGTTGTTCCTGATTCAGAATCAAATTGTTTTGTAGTTGAGTCTTGGTTGGTAATTTTGATTTGGAATGTTTGTAGTGCTGCTTTCTTGTACATCTCATTAGGTAATGTACGAGCTAAACCTTTAAGTTTAAATTGATTTGGTCTCTTAAAGCCATCAATTCACGAAGGACCTTTAACTACCTCCGCACCTTCATTTAATGAAAGTCCATCATATGAACCATCACTTTTATAAGTTGGTAATGTAAAACCTTTTAATGCTGCGGAAACATAATCACTAAATCCTGCTTTTTTAGCTTCTTCATCAAATTTCTTAATTTGTTCAGCACTTAATTCTTCAAGATCATTTCTAATTTTTCCATTAGGGTCAAGATTTTGATATTGTGGTTGCTTTTTTAATGCTTCAATATAAGTTTTGTTATCAAGATCATAACGTTGTTTTTGGTCATAATTATAAACATAATCACTTTCTTGTGAACCAGTAGGTCTTACACTAGCACTTGGATCAGTTGGAATAGAACCATTTCTTTTAGCACCATATGGTCTTTGTTCAAGTCCTGTTACTTTAATTCTTACTAATTCTTTACGCTCTTTATTTGAAACTTCAACAACAACTTCTAGCTCACCTTTTGAATTTGATACAAATTCGCTAGTGATAACAGCCTTAACAAATCTAACATTAATCTTATCTTTATAATCTTTGTTTTTTAGCACAGCACTAATTGATGTTTCATATTCACTAAAATCTGTTGCAATTAATTTGTGCTTAGGAATATTATTCAAAAATGAACCATCGAATTTGAAATCAAGATCATTTTCATTAATTGAGTTTACTATTTTCTTAAATTCATCTTCACTTATGTTATTCAAGTTATTATTTGAGATTTCAGTTTTATTTGCTTCTGGTTTTTTATTTGGATTATTTTTGCTAGTTCCACTACCACAGCTTGAAGCCACAAAAGGTAAAACTGAAGTAGCAAAACCTAGACCGATCAATATTTTCTTTTTTTTCAAAATACACCACCTTTGATTTACTCAAAATATGTCTTTTGATTATTAAATAATCAAATATATATTAATTATATTAAATTTCCCATTTCTATTTTCTTTTTTAAAAAATTGATAATTACACTAGCGAAATTAATTCGAGTAACTTTAAAAAATTATTTTAATGTATTTTTAAAAAACTCACATATGACATAAAATATAACAAATTTATCAACAATAATAAATCTATATTTTTAGTAATTTCTAAAACACCTATAAAACAGGCGGTTTGGTTATTTTAATGAAATTTACTTTGATATACATGTGATTAAATTCTTGTAAATTATTTTGAAAAAGCGACTTGTTTACGCAAATTTATTACCAAAAACATTAAAAAAGTGATTTTTTGAAGAAAAATTCAAATTTTTACTTGTTTTTTTGTAAATCGACTACGCTTAATTTTCTAAAAACACTATAAAATAGTAATATATGACAATTTTGATTTCGTTGTTTTATATTCAAAATTAACAAAATTTCATATTTTTTAAAAAATGGAAATTTTTTTAAAAAAATTAATTAAATTTGTAAATTTCTTCTATTTATCTCCTTTTCTTTTTAAAAGTGATGAAAAACGAAGATATTAACTTTGGTTTAAAGCGCCTAAGTTAATATCTTCGTTGTTTAACTTATACTCAAATTTGTTGAAGTCTAGTACCTTTAAAATTTCCTCAGCAAGTATCCTAATTACATCAACTGAAACAGCATTACCTGCTTGTTTGTATAACATAGAATTTGGATACTTTCTACCTTTAAATTCACTTGGTAATTTGTATGATTCTCCAACCGGAAAACCTTGAAGTTTAAATGCTTCTGTAGGTGTTATTTTCCTAATTCCATCCTTAACTAAAATTAAAGGAACATTGTGGCCACCTGTTCCCATATTTGCTGTTAATGTTGGACAAACATTACTCTTATTTTTTCTAAGATACATTCCTCTTCTGCATTGATAAAATTGGTGTGACTCATTTATATCGCGTGCTAAATTTATATCATTAGGACTATCGCTAAAATATTTTGGATATCTTTCTTTTGTATAATAAAACTCATAATTATCATTTATATTGATTTCATTATCTAGA is a genomic window containing:
- a CDS encoding MSC_0622 family F1-like ATPase gamma subunit, coding for MHLDKLVKKIENLKNIDVKVNNDKNILLISMMKLNKHLSFYINNAVASKHLIDEVSTQFNIKNAFVKKNKNKIIEKLKIKKFFKPKELWIYLTEEQKYATDSYSRYEKYILSNHKNVKMDLISIGERALKFCTDNKLNVIKHFDKNKISNKDLSIELCQIIKVLYVEGAYEKVRFVINSNKNFKSSFILLPTQDFDVNKLAPSYEPELIDLSKFKILPSAEAFIDNEANIFIENAINSLIIESSFYTTKNALVTTNKIIKDLDEQILKLSKKVIQVKREKEIEEIVLLTRGKAVLDLDTKENDEKKLLNRN
- the mip gene encoding Ig-specific serine endopeptidase MIP, which translates into the protein MKKKLILGLSSISLMTPFVLLSSSCGSGVKPKMDPKDDPKNNNPINKSDFDNLVKSINQDDVEFKFQTIRYHDKSELYATDFQDLSSEISVNAISDKIKDKVNLSYINAILSSREDANSKGEVEIVLKVTSKDGKLEATHRIKLTGLKKSNFGADRQGRFEIKNKLKPDESKTEEYLKSYTQDQRFETDNESYVNALKENLKLNGQTGKVRNELSSTSDEQIKKFDEIAKTKKFDTYENASAKGFTLPTYKGNDYDGLSMFEGNEIGKQPSWVDTGNGNRWQVKGLARTLPNEMYKKAALQTFQVKLTNLLQGKDSISESGTMWILDYQKPKNGEYPTKFYFGTNLHVADHLTDKTIGVSMLRLEKSAGIKTTYKLSEFDTSVFKRFTFASTLKNNNETPQPVKGFKKVFDGRDFLTKKPADYLNETQKAKYANFEEYVDFAVFEMDFKELLDNKFINGFSNAEELAKTVTNDYHSDTANHIKFLQKSYLSDYSKINVPLFVDTSKNETYKKFETYDQLFAVGYPLSVEDFFLLKDQYANEAQIKEMKWNYSLWINSDYRYYENLAVKEGAQPTFSEDQLKLGNFLSYQIGYRTFNDKPGLVDTFLSVPKVGKEFHKSSDGKQYIKFGLAYLPKRFAPYGGSSGSSIRNQRNEMVGVFYASNTFANTGLADAFRCEGYDYGDMFGTGDKKYSLPQYDLIYGLGKDQKNSYRQALEKLYKNQGITTALFANGLSDEHVPSEFKFQQ
- a CDS encoding MSC_0624 family F1-like ATPase-associated membrane protein encodes the protein MNNKSNMKNKIFDNYEILMDNQKKSNLIRIYKIIILTLTALFSFFIWIFVEHSIMGKSLFKSLGRTFYYFLNFEDSIVEGANALILFKNAILLSALFYSLLKNFMNLYFQKELVKKYWIWFALYSSISISAFICMFAINSQKPTVIFSLAYIFIPLFLINIAYEVNLFIYKSKSDPINFSKKTPMIISLVSQGLIVFFILLTLNLWNSSSKVQNFLFHNNSFNSFFKHLFSLKSATNLTIIIFLFLGISLLLFGCFVQKILFLINKQYTKEYFRYQIQFLLAILLSLVFWFISTFAIKPKDANILVKGENKNNYWFLFEILFAILILSIYCAITFRRQFKTKGTLLNTIYLSSLLFVLWLSLAIINFYTNNSIVNLVNVFVVSLCSIIMISIYYLRKSENNIWTSMFIATFIMANITTLVIFGINQILLGYSNYAFNVVDSKLYITQILIIIQLSIIFTLMLVNFCDLYISLHKINSLRINLRKEQNVQIK
- a CDS encoding MSC_0621 family F1-like ATPase epsilon subunit, producing MKKSYSTEINFLSNKTLNFPKSLLSINLNDEDGWYELVDNSIASYENILVKIYDYIKGEEKYLFLKNANLSLINDSMIIETFSEPIFYEKIKKQKIDKTNMNNFRKLIDYYESKQKIGLDIDEFLEYKKAKDDFYKEKLISVLKLKESE
- a CDS encoding DUF2714 domain-containing protein, with product MFKSNKKETSQVEKTQLFNVYEQYEQIVQNEKFINFEKFYATLLLENNLGFNHDLFKTYMSKIDEAVTKKFNLVFNGFVVSFNLNLKYSKTTLVPTVSFKEDPNTESVNFKDSQDAKYSDFLIGIARKFSQLLNSGFYIELLPNTVFYISHETKTIKLLFSKDLVAEIGE
- a CDS encoding MSC_0620 family F1-like ATPase-associated subunit; translation: MKKNKFLLRSSFVLSSALPLVVMSQNTTKPKTISPQFTTFKNKAEEAVKKAFADGIEASIKSLKDILKNADEQKNKDYKKWEETNYHLKQLIVWLEKNKSQIIAKPEDYGFNVIFPKVISNLKKYKIGKVELNNTEYKGIKLGEDSKTDYTDATKPYGGVVTKEKDKKTGKEVEEDNFMSNIEFENLIDGFKKELIKEFSKIVFDQKDIPELGKDIISKWEKVTINGKESQVLNFEFIKKDKKGNPYSSYDAYIKDVITPRYLAFDLEQNQKSTEDSEQQNSNSSPAPTPPPIVPGEKPKNQFNTTDIESIPSLPVYINFAYADKNFNELKRVFDGSDEDGKKRLFFFDNPINTRYVYKVESLSQKNGKYYANISLTDSVQTSKKRRYESELNISTNNPFRKAWLNAFEQQIISLKSKYVSLYKALDLDEKIDYRQIGNDTLSDALFHTVDASLKLYLDDSFKTEQTKMSQHYAQYIDTINLGNNTKILSKNNYEFLNYAISSLRQSKINLNPLWLHIPKAFESIVNTYEKLLEINEKFIKKNFEKVDKLAKVKDVDTLFNYLRKDVQALKSSVSINSFSNITWFDKYVEKVADIKKLLNILRIISTNATITKPDDIKKFNAEIQKMDQVLAQRGALQQDIKKIVGSISTAIGLLILLTLIITLIVKRKSIKETKTLIYYIIPIVFASLILLTGVSLLALGLKGI